Proteins from a genomic interval of Schistocerca cancellata isolate TAMUIC-IGC-003103 chromosome 8, iqSchCanc2.1, whole genome shotgun sequence:
- the LOC126094541 gene encoding speckle-type POZ protein B-like isoform X2, with translation MSPPETEQGGATVYLGTLLDADQGMVELVSGNTRLVAHRAVVAARSPVLASMLDNGSDQLTIPDVEGPVLAMLVSYMYAFRLSGLAGMGPQLLAAADQYKVVGLRAACEQLMAAENTADRQM, from the coding sequence ATGTCACCTCCAGAGACGGAACAGGGGGGGGCAACTGTGTACCTGGGCACCCTGCTGGACGCAGACCAGGGCATGGTGGAGCTGGTGTCTGGTAACACGCGGCTGGTGGCGCACAGGGCTGTCGTGGCGGCCAGGAGCCCCGTCTTAGCCTCAATGCTCGACAACGGCAGTGACCAGCTCACCATCCCGGATGTGGAGGGCCCCGTGCTGGCAATGCTGGTGTCCTACATGTACGCCTTCAGGCTCTCTGGACTGGCCGGTATGGGTCCCCAGTTACTGGCCGCCGCTGACCAGTACAAAGTGGTTGGCCTGAGGGCTGCATGTGAACAGCTCATGGCCGCAGAGAACACAGCTGACAGACAGATGTAG